One Pseudorhodoplanes sinuspersici DNA segment encodes these proteins:
- a CDS encoding diacylglycerol kinase, with translation MQRILQATLNTLNGLRAAASSEAAFRQEIIAFVIAVPLALVIATDLWMRVALIGVVLALLIVELLNTAIEKLADRVTLDRDPMIGRVKDMGSAAVGLTLLLAGLVWLVALWERIAALWA, from the coding sequence GTGCAACGCATCCTGCAAGCCACGCTCAATACGCTGAACGGGTTGCGCGCTGCGGCATCGAGCGAGGCGGCATTCCGCCAGGAAATCATAGCCTTTGTGATCGCTGTTCCGCTGGCACTCGTGATTGCAACAGACCTGTGGATGCGGGTGGCGCTCATTGGCGTGGTGTTGGCGCTCCTGATCGTGGAATTGCTCAACACCGCGATCGAAAAACTCGCCGATCGCGTCACGCTCGACCGTGATCCGATGATCGGCCGTGTCAAGGATATGGGCTCGGCCGCCGTCGGTCTGACGCTGCTGCTGGCGGGTCTTGTCTGGCTCGTTGCCCTCTGGGAACGCATTGCAGCCCTGTGGGCTTGA